A region of Phycisphaerae bacterium DNA encodes the following proteins:
- the pfkA gene encoding 6-phosphofructokinase, with protein MNKSIAVFTSGGDAPGMNAAIRAVVRMAIASGYEVHGVIRGYQGLIDDNLRPMDSRSVSNIIQRGGTILHTARSKEFMTDEGQKKGAANLARRNVSALIGIGGDGTFHGLAALSRFWPGQIIGVPGTIDNDLFGTDYTIGYDTAINTALESIDRIRDTAESHDRFFLVEVMGRWAGFIALDVTVAGGAEYVVLPESGESLQQIADLLEAGLARGKRTGIVVVSERGKAGAVHEIAEKLEQLGRHEYRVAILGYIQRGGSPTARDRILASKLGAYAVQLAAEGQTGVMVGEIAGKPVATPLEQTWSRRDEKPLDPFLMEILPVLAQ; from the coding sequence ATGAACAAATCCATTGCGGTCTTCACCAGCGGCGGCGACGCACCCGGCATGAACGCTGCCATCCGTGCGGTCGTCCGAATGGCCATTGCGAGTGGCTACGAGGTTCACGGCGTCATCCGCGGCTATCAGGGCCTCATTGATGACAACCTCCGGCCAATGGACTCCCGATCGGTCTCCAACATCATCCAGCGGGGAGGAACTATCCTCCATACCGCCCGCTCCAAAGAGTTCATGACCGACGAGGGTCAGAAGAAGGGGGCAGCGAACCTGGCCCGCCGCAACGTCTCCGCCCTGATCGGCATTGGCGGCGACGGCACCTTCCACGGCCTGGCCGCCCTGTCCCGATTCTGGCCGGGCCAGATCATCGGCGTTCCCGGTACCATCGACAACGACCTGTTCGGCACCGACTACACCATCGGCTACGACACCGCCATTAACACCGCCCTCGAGTCCATCGACCGCATCCGCGACACCGCCGAATCCCACGACCGCTTCTTCCTCGTCGAGGTCATGGGCCGATGGGCGGGCTTCATCGCCCTTGACGTGACCGTCGCCGGAGGGGCCGAATATGTCGTTCTGCCCGAGAGCGGCGAATCCCTCCAACAGATCGCCGATCTGCTCGAAGCGGGCCTCGCCCGCGGCAAACGCACCGGAATCGTCGTCGTCTCCGAACGCGGAAAAGCCGGGGCCGTCCACGAGATCGCCGAAAAACTCGAACAACTCGGCCGCCACGAGTACCGCGTCGCCATCCTCGGCTACATCCAACGCGGCGGATCGCCCACCGCCCGCGACCGAATCCTGGCCAGCAAGCTCGGGGCCTACGCCGTCCAGCTCGCCGCCGAGGGCCAGACCGGCGTCATGGTGGGCGAAATCGCCGGAAAACCCGTCGCCACCCCCCTTGAACAGACGTGGTCCCGGCGCGACGAAAAACCCCTCGATCCCTTCCTCATGGAAATCCTGCCCGTCCTGGCGCAGTAG